TTTAAAACGAATAGCCAGTGCCACTGCATCCGAGGTCCGGGCATCCAGGCTATGGGTTTCCCCCTCGCGTTCACAAACCAAGATGGAGTAAAATACTCCATCTTGTAATTTGTGAATCAGTACTTCTTTTAAAGTGATCTTAAACTGATCGGCAAAATTCTTAAATAGGTCATGTGTTAAAGGCCGGGGCGGATTCATATCCTTCTCGAGGGCAATAGCAATACTTTGCGCCTCGAATCCCCCAATGATAATGGGCAAACGCCGTTCTCCGCTTTCTTCTCCCAAGACCAAAGCATAAGCACCACTTTGGGTTTGGCTGTAGGAAAGCCCTTTTACATAAAGCCTGATTTGCTGCATTAATTTGCCGCCTTGAATTTTTTGATTTCCTCAGTTAATTTAGGAACAACTTCAAAAGCATCGCCCACCACGCCGTAATCTGCGGCTTTAAAGAAGGGGGCTTCAGGATCTTTATTAATTACCACGATGGTTTTTGAAGCGCTCACCCCGGCAAGGTGTTGAATTGCGCCCGAAATTCCAACGGCTACGTATAAATTTGGTTTAATAGCGATGCCGGTTTGTCCAACGTGCTCGCTATGAGGACGCCAATCCATATCCGAAACAGGCTTGCTACAAGCAGTACCTGCGTCTAATACTTCGGCAAGTTCTTCGATCATGCCCCAGTTCTCAGGACCTTTCAATCCACGACCACCGCTAATTACGCGCTCCGCTTCGGGTAATGGAATTTTACCCTTAACACGGTCAACTTCCTTAACTGCTACAGGGCTTATAGAACCTTGACCAGCTGAGGTTCCTTCTACACTCGCGCTACCGCCGGTAGCTTCTGGAGCAATAGAGTTAGGAACAAAGAGTACAATGCGCTTGGCAGCATCGCTAGTCAAAATATTAAATCCTTTACCAGAGAATACACCGCGCTTCACGCTAAATGGACTGGCATTTTCAGGTAGGGCTACAACATTGCTTAAAAGTGCAGCATCTGCTTGAATGCTCAAAGCTGGAGCTAGGGCTTTGCCATTGAAGGTAGCACTTACAATTACCGTATTGGCAGATTGAGCAGCGGCTACTTCTGCAATTGCAGCACCGTAAACATTGGCGTCGAATTGATTGAAGGCATCACCTTCGAGCTTTAAAACTTTGGAAAGACCGTAATTACCGGCTTCGCTAGCGTCTTCGTCCAATTTGCCAATGCATAAACCAATGGCTTCGGTACCTAACATTGAAGCGGTTTTGGCCGCATAAGTGGCCGCTTCCCAAGTGTTCTTCTTAAATTTCCCTTCCCAGGATTCTAGATATACTAATACAGACATTCTTCCAATTTTTTTGATTAGATCACTTTCGCTTCTTCGTGGAGCATGCGAACCAATTCGGCCATGTTTTCGGCATCAACCATTTTCACTGCACTCTTAGGAGCAGGCTTGCTAAAGGCGCCGGTTTGCGTCTTGTTGGCCGCCTCTACCGGAGCTTTAACTTCCAATGGTTTGGTACGGGCTTGCATAATACCACGCATGTTGGGGATGCGAAGATCTTTTTCTTCAACCAAGCCTTTTTGTCCTGCTACCACAAAAGGAGCAGAAGCGCTTAGTTTTTCTTTACCACCATCGATTTCACGCACGAAATCATAAGTATCGCCATTGGCTTCCATTCCAGCGCAGGCATTTACAAAAGGCCAGCCTAATAAAGCGGCTACCATACCTGGCACCTGACCGCCATTGTAGTCGATCGATTCACGACCGGCAATGATCATATCATATCCACCTTCTTTAGCTACAGCAGCAATTTGCTGGGCAACGAAATAAGCATCGGTGGGTTCAGCTTCAACGCGGATGGCCGTATCGGCTCCAATCGCTAAAGCTTTGCGCAGAGTGGGCTCGGTTTCTTTGTTTCCTACATTAAGCACGGTGATGGAAGCACCCTGCTTTTCCTTAAGCCAAACCGCACGGGTTAAGCCAAATTCGTCATAGGGATTAATTACGTACTGAACTCCGTTTTTATCAAAAGCACTGTTATCGGCAGTGAAGTTGATTTTAGAAGTTGTGTCGGGTACGTGACTAATACAAACTAGTACCTTCATATGTGTTTATTCTGAGAGTGATATTGTCTATGCCGCGAAAATAGCCTAAAAAAAGCCGCGGTCAAAATATTATGCATGCATACTAATTTCATTTTCAGGGTATGCGTGCATTTTAGTCTGCATATTGCAAGCTCTTTAGTACTTTTGGCCCTGCAAAATCTGAATGATGGGCAGAATTATACAGTTCCGTGAGGCCGTTGCCGAGGCCATGAGTGAAGAAATGCGTCGCGATGAGCGCGTATATTTAATGGGTGAAGAGGTTGCCGAATACAATGGTGCCTACAAAGCCTCTAAAGGCATGCTGGATGAGTTTGGTCCGAAGCGCGTTTTGGATACCCCTATTGCCGAGCTAGGATTTGCCGGTATTGGTGTGGGTTCTGCTATGAACGGCTTACGTCCGATCGTAGAATTTATGACCTTCAACTTTTCGATGGTAGCCATCGATCAGATCATTAATAATGCCGCCAAGATGTTCCAGATGAGCGGTGGTCAATTTAATGTACCTATCGTATTCCGCGGGCCAACCGCTTCTGCGGGTCAGCTAGCGGCAACACACAGCCAGGCTTTTGAAAGCTGGTATGCCAACTGTCCGGGTTTAAAGGTGATTGTACCTAGCAATCCTTACGATGCAAAAGGTTTATTGAAAAGCGCCATTCGTGATAATGATCCGGTGATCTTTATGGAGAGTGAGCAGATGTATGGTGATAAAGCTGAGGTTCCGGAAGAGGAATACCTAATCGAAATTGGAAAAGCTTCCATTCGTCGTGAAGGTTCAGATGTAACCATCGTTTCCTTTGGTAAGATCATTAAAGAAGCGGATAAAGCCGCTGAAGAATTAGCGAAGGATGGCATCGAATGTGAGATCATCGACTTGCGCACAGTTCGTCCGATTGACTATGCCGCGGTGGTGAACTCCTTGAAGAAAACCAATCGTATGGTAATTTTGGAAGAGGCTTGGCCTTTGGGAAATATCTCAACAGAGATTATTGCGCATTGCCAGCAGCACGCCTTTGATTACTTGGATGCTCCTATTTTGAGAATCAACACTGCAGATACCCCAATGGCCTATGCGCCTACCTTGGTGGAAGAGTTCCTTCCGAATGCTGCCAGAGTAATTACTGCCGTTAAGGAAGTGATGTACAAAAAATAATAGCTGCTTAATTCAGCATTAAAGTCCCGCTCAGTCGGGACTTTTTTTTGTCCCTATTTTTCTTGCTTGTGCTCATAATCAGGGGCTATGCCTTTGGCTGATTGGCATTTTAGATTACTTTTGCGCCCCTTATTAAGAGAACAAATCAATCAATACAACTATGAACGACTGGTTAATGTATGCGGTTCCAGGCCTTGGCCTTATTGGAATCCTGATCATGTTGGCGAAGTCTTCCTGGGTGAGCAAACAAAGCTCAGGAGATGCGAAAATGTCTGAGCTTGCAGGACACATTGCAGATGGTGCAATGTCTTTCTTGAAAGCCGAATGGAAGATCATGAGCTACTTTGTAGTGATCGCCGCCTTATTATTAGGTTTCTCCGGAACCTTGGTAGAGCACTCTCACCCCATCATTGCGGTGGCCTTTGTTATTGGTGCCGTTTTTTCTGCCTTGGCAGGATATATCGGAATGCGCATTGCAACCAAAGCAAACGTTCGTACTACCGAAGCCGCTCGTACCAGTTTAGTAGCTGCCCTTAAAGTTTCATTTACCGGTGGTTCGGTAATGGGATTAGGTGTAGCCGGCCTGGCCGTTTTAGGTTTAGGTAGCTTATTTATCATATTCTTCAATATGTTCGTGCCCGAGGGTGCTGCCATTACTGGCGACGAAATGAAAACTGCAATCGAAGTATTGGCAGGTTTCTCCTTAGGTGCAGAATCTATCGCATTATTCGCCCGTGTAGGTGGTGGTATTTATACTAAGGCTGCCGACGTAGGTGCTGACTTGGTAGGTAAAGTGGAAGCTGGTATTCCAGAAGATGATCCCCGTAACCCTGCTACTATTGCCGATAACGTAGGTGATAACGTAGGTGATGTTGCCGGTATGGGTGCCGACCTTTTCGGATCTTATGTAGCGACAATCTTAGCTACTATGGTATTGGGTCAGGAGATTAACAGCCTCGATGAATTCGGTGGTATGGCTCCAATCTTATTACCAATGGTGATTGCCGGTTTAGGCTTGATCTTCTCCATTATCTCTATGGCTTTAGTACGTATTAGCAATGAGAATAGCTCGGTACAGAAAGCCTTAAACATGGGTAACTGGTCTTCTATCATTATGGTAGTGATCGTATCCTATCCATTAAGTATGTGGATGTTGCCCGAGAGCATGGTATTACGTGGCTACGAATTTGGTGCTATGGATGTGTTCATGGCCATTTTAGTAGGATCAGTAGTAGGTGCCTTAATGAGCTGGATTACCGAGTTCTATACCGCTATGGGTAAGAAGCCGGTTAACTCTATCGTACAACAATCTTCAACTGGTCATGCGACCAATATTATTGGTGGTTTAGCAATGGGTATGCAGTCTACTGTTATCCCAATCATTATTCTTGCTGCCGGTATTATCTTGTCTTATATGTTCGCTGGATTATACGGGGTGGCTATCGCTGCTGCCGGTATGATGGCTACTACTGCAATGCAGTTGGCAATTGATGCTTTCGGTCCTATTGCGGATAACGCGGGTGGTATTGCTGAGATGAGCCAGTTGCCTGAAGAGGTTCGTGGTCGTACCGATAATCTGGATGCCGTAGGTAACACTACTGCTGCTACCGGTAAAGGTTTCGCGATTGCTTCTGCCGCACTTACTGCCTTGGCTTTATTTGCCGCCTTCGTAGGTATTGCCGGTATCGATGCGATTGATATTTACAAAGCTCCCGTATTAGCGATGTTGTTCATCGGTGGTATGATTCCTTTTATCTTCTCTTCTTTGGCTATTTCGGCGGTAGGTCGCGCGGCCATGGCGATGGTACATGAGGTACGTCGTCAGTTTAAAGAGATTCCAGGTATTATGGAATACAAAGCGGAGCCTGAGTATGAGAAGTGTGTGGAAATTTCTACCAAAGCTTCGATCCGCGAAATGATGTTACCCGGTGCGATCGCCTTAATTACTCCGGTATTAGTTGGTTTCGGTTTTAATGGAGTGTTCGAAGGAACTTCTTCCGCCGAAATGTTAGGAGGTTTATTAGCCGGTGTTACCGTAAGTGGTGTATTGATGGGAATCTTCCAGAACAATGCTGGTGGTGCCTGGGATAATGCTAAAAAATCTTTCGAAGCTGGTGTTGAGATCGATGGTAAGATGGAGTACAAAGGTTCTGATGCTCACAAAGCTTCAGTAACTGGTGATACTGTAGGTGATCCTTTTAAAGATACCTCAGGTCCTTCTATGAACATCTTGATCAAATTGATGTCGATCGTTTCTTTAGTTATCGCTCCTCACATTCATGTAGGTGGTGGTCACCATGCAGCTAATGATATGCCTTTAGGTCAAGAGGAAATGGCAAAATTGGCCAGCGATAATGTAATGACCGCCGAAGGAACTACAGTAGGGACTATTGACTTTTTAGGACCAGAGAACTTTGGTGGCACTTTGAATGCACGTGCTTTTCGTTTCGACTTCCCCGAAGGTGAGATGATTATCGACTTCCAAATGTTATTGAACAATGAGGAATTAGGTAATATCCTTCAGTCTGAAGTAAATGAAGCCGTAGTACGTTCTGAGGAAATGCGACTAAATGCGGATGGTCGTTTTAGTGGCCGTGCTTACCTGATTTTAGATGGTAATGCCATTCCAGCTCAATTACGTGTAAGCGTATTAGGTAAGAATAAAATCAGTGCTTCTTTAGCCATGTTTGGCTAGACTAAGCTTTAGATATTTTGGAAGCCCCGATCTGAATAAGGTCGGGGTTTTTTTCTGCCCGGGATTGCAGCGTAAAGCCCGCAGCGAAAAGCATTGCGCAGCCAGGCTTTGAGGGGCGACCACAGGAAGCCACCGCAAAAGCTTAGGCGAAGCATGCTTTGCAGTGAGGACTTGCAGCGTAAAGCCCGCAAGGCAGCCTAAAGAAGCTTAATTAAAATAAACCGTTGAGTTCGGCGTCGATATTATTGATGATGCTTCCTAAATCTTCAGGATTGTTGGCAAACTTGTTTTCATCTACATTGATGATCAGTAATTTGCCTTTGTCGTATCCAGAAATCCAGGCCTCGTAGCGCTCGTTGAGTCGGTTGAGGTAATCGATGCGAATATTGTTCTCGTAATCGCGACCGCGCTTCTGAATTTGATCTACCAGAGTAGGGATGGAGGCACGGAGGTAAATGAGTAAATCGGGTGGCTCCACGAAGGACTCCATTAATTCGAAAAGCGAGATGTAATTTTCAAAGTCGCGGCTGGGCATTAATCCCATGGCGT
The Croceimicrobium hydrocarbonivorans genome window above contains:
- a CDS encoding bifunctional nuclease family protein, with product MQQIRLYVKGLSYSQTQSGAYALVLGEESGERRLPIIIGGFEAQSIAIALEKDMNPPRPLTHDLFKNFADQFKITLKEVLIHKLQDGVFYSILVCEREGETHSLDARTSDAVALAIRFKTPIFTYEEILDKAGVILGEGQADTEKGKSSKAKSTEKSSSSPGLLSTQSLDSLKKQMDEAVRNEDYERAARLRDEIEKREGNKD
- a CDS encoding electron transfer flavoprotein subunit alpha/FixB family protein gives rise to the protein MSVLVYLESWEGKFKKNTWEAATYAAKTASMLGTEAIGLCIGKLDEDASEAGNYGLSKVLKLEGDAFNQFDANVYGAAIAEVAAAQSANTVIVSATFNGKALAPALSIQADAALLSNVVALPENASPFSVKRGVFSGKGFNILTSDAAKRIVLFVPNSIAPEATGGSASVEGTSAGQGSISPVAVKEVDRVKGKIPLPEAERVISGGRGLKGPENWGMIEELAEVLDAGTACSKPVSDMDWRPHSEHVGQTGIAIKPNLYVAVGISGAIQHLAGVSASKTIVVINKDPEAPFFKAADYGVVGDAFEVVPKLTEEIKKFKAAN
- a CDS encoding electron transfer flavoprotein subunit beta/FixA family protein; the protein is MKVLVCISHVPDTTSKINFTADNSAFDKNGVQYVINPYDEFGLTRAVWLKEKQGASITVLNVGNKETEPTLRKALAIGADTAIRVEAEPTDAYFVAQQIAAVAKEGGYDMIIAGRESIDYNGGQVPGMVAALLGWPFVNACAGMEANGDTYDFVREIDGGKEKLSASAPFVVAGQKGLVEEKDLRIPNMRGIMQARTKPLEVKAPVEAANKTQTGAFSKPAPKSAVKMVDAENMAELVRMLHEEAKVI
- a CDS encoding pyruvate dehydrogenase complex E1 component subunit beta, whose product is MGRIIQFREAVAEAMSEEMRRDERVYLMGEEVAEYNGAYKASKGMLDEFGPKRVLDTPIAELGFAGIGVGSAMNGLRPIVEFMTFNFSMVAIDQIINNAAKMFQMSGGQFNVPIVFRGPTASAGQLAATHSQAFESWYANCPGLKVIVPSNPYDAKGLLKSAIRDNDPVIFMESEQMYGDKAEVPEEEYLIEIGKASIRREGSDVTIVSFGKIIKEADKAAEELAKDGIECEIIDLRTVRPIDYAAVVNSLKKTNRMVILEEAWPLGNISTEIIAHCQQHAFDYLDAPILRINTADTPMAYAPTLVEEFLPNAARVITAVKEVMYKK
- a CDS encoding sodium-translocating pyrophosphatase; this translates as MNDWLMYAVPGLGLIGILIMLAKSSWVSKQSSGDAKMSELAGHIADGAMSFLKAEWKIMSYFVVIAALLLGFSGTLVEHSHPIIAVAFVIGAVFSALAGYIGMRIATKANVRTTEAARTSLVAALKVSFTGGSVMGLGVAGLAVLGLGSLFIIFFNMFVPEGAAITGDEMKTAIEVLAGFSLGAESIALFARVGGGIYTKAADVGADLVGKVEAGIPEDDPRNPATIADNVGDNVGDVAGMGADLFGSYVATILATMVLGQEINSLDEFGGMAPILLPMVIAGLGLIFSIISMALVRISNENSSVQKALNMGNWSSIIMVVIVSYPLSMWMLPESMVLRGYEFGAMDVFMAILVGSVVGALMSWITEFYTAMGKKPVNSIVQQSSTGHATNIIGGLAMGMQSTVIPIIILAAGIILSYMFAGLYGVAIAAAGMMATTAMQLAIDAFGPIADNAGGIAEMSQLPEEVRGRTDNLDAVGNTTAATGKGFAIASAALTALALFAAFVGIAGIDAIDIYKAPVLAMLFIGGMIPFIFSSLAISAVGRAAMAMVHEVRRQFKEIPGIMEYKAEPEYEKCVEISTKASIREMMLPGAIALITPVLVGFGFNGVFEGTSSAEMLGGLLAGVTVSGVLMGIFQNNAGGAWDNAKKSFEAGVEIDGKMEYKGSDAHKASVTGDTVGDPFKDTSGPSMNILIKLMSIVSLVIAPHIHVGGGHHAANDMPLGQEEMAKLASDNVMTAEGTTVGTIDFLGPENFGGTLNARAFRFDFPEGEMIIDFQMLLNNEELGNILQSEVNEAVVRSEEMRLNADGRFSGRAYLILDGNAIPAQLRVSVLGKNKISASLAMFG
- a CDS encoding deoxynucleoside kinase, whose translation is MHIAVSGNIGSGKTTLTRLLAKHYKWTPHFEDVEDNPYLDDFYREMQRWSFNLQIYFLNSRFRQVKEIRDGGQDIIQDRTIYEDAHIFAPNLHAMGLMPSRDFENYISLFELMESFVEPPDLLIYLRASIPTLVDQIQKRGRDYENNIRIDYLNRLNERYEAWISGYDKGKLLIINVDENKFANNPEDLGSIINNIDAELNGLF